In Deltaproteobacteria bacterium, one DNA window encodes the following:
- a CDS encoding phosphotransferase, translating to MEDRQKAFSGVMPPKEGLEIDSKALDRYLSAYVHGYAGPAEVVQFRGGQSNPTYRIDTPRKRYVLRRKPPGKLLQSAHAVDREYRVITALAETDVPVPRTYLLCEDPEVIGTPFFVMDCMEGRIFWDSALPGLEPKERREIYLFMNKTIASLHNVDFEALGLSDYGKPGNYIARQAARWTKQYRASETEEIPEMNRLIEWLPQHIPESDETSIVHGDFRIDNLVFHPKEPRIIAILDWELSTLGDPRADFSYHGMIYQMPRDIFNGIAGIDLRSLGIPEEEEYISAYCRRTGRQTIENWRYYHAYNMFRLAAILQGIVKRHIDGTAASKQAEEMGRMARPLAELGWSQVEKLLEDSKRQK from the coding sequence ATGGAAGACAGGCAAAAAGCGTTCTCAGGCGTGATGCCTCCCAAGGAAGGCCTCGAAATCGACTCGAAAGCCTTGGACCGCTACCTGAGCGCATATGTGCATGGATATGCGGGTCCGGCGGAAGTGGTCCAGTTCCGAGGCGGTCAGTCCAATCCCACGTACAGGATCGACACACCGCGAAAACGGTATGTGCTCCGGCGCAAACCTCCGGGAAAGCTGCTGCAGTCCGCCCATGCCGTGGATCGCGAGTACCGCGTCATCACCGCACTGGCGGAGACGGATGTACCGGTGCCAAGGACGTACCTTCTGTGCGAGGATCCGGAAGTCATCGGCACGCCTTTCTTCGTCATGGATTGCATGGAGGGACGGATATTCTGGGATTCGGCGTTGCCGGGGCTGGAGCCTAAAGAGCGCCGCGAAATATACTTATTCATGAATAAGACGATTGCATCGCTGCATAACGTGGATTTTGAAGCGCTCGGGCTTTCAGACTATGGGAAACCGGGCAACTACATCGCCCGCCAGGCAGCCCGATGGACCAAGCAGTATCGGGCCTCGGAAACCGAAGAAATCCCCGAAATGAACCGTCTTATCGAGTGGCTGCCGCAGCATATTCCGGAGAGCGATGAAACCTCCATCGTCCACGGTGACTTTCGAATCGACAATCTGGTGTTTCATCCCAAAGAACCGCGGATTATTGCCATCCTCGATTGGGAGCTGTCCACTCTCGGAGACCCTCGGGCGGATTTCAGTTACCATGGCATGATATACCAGATGCCGAGGGATATCTTCAACGGGATCGCCGGAATCGACCTGAGAAGTCTGGGCATCCCGGAAGAGGAGGAATACATATCCGCATATTGCCGGCGGACCGGCCGGCAAACAATCGAGAACTGGCGCTACTACCATGCCTACAATATGTTTCGCCTGGCGGCGATTCTCCAGGGGATCGTGAAGCGTCACATCGACGGCACGGCGGCGAGCAAACAGGCGGAGGAGATGGGCAGGATGGCCCGGCCTTTAGCCGAGTTGGGATGGTCTCAGGTCGAAAAACTACTCGAGGATTCGAAGCGCCAAAAGTAA
- a CDS encoding LysM peptidoglycan-binding domain-containing protein, translated as MSPDGYERYAMLARQHEQSGELKEARESWELAHTWRPDATEAQDSIRRLDTLIAQASEKAYSEGIEAWNKGLPRAAQRYFLIALRLDPNRKDALAKFFETPPEPTGIHVHKVGQGETLSTIAKLYFNDTSKFRALADYNKIDDPAKLVIGQKILIPGVEVRKAEKQESKPTEEVSKDETEDVAKSYLEHGMNLYREQDYESAAFEFHKVVSADPDNKEVVGYYKESLVLWGRRLFSQEDYSGAYVAFKKVAELDPNYDGLSEQLDETIARLKDLHYRRGIQLYKQEKLEEALQEWQIVYDFDPNYKKIDYYMQRCRYILKKIKELKSSGT; from the coding sequence GTGTCCCCCGACGGGTACGAAAGGTATGCCATGCTCGCCCGGCAGCACGAACAGTCGGGCGAACTGAAAGAGGCGAGGGAGTCTTGGGAACTCGCCCACACGTGGAGACCGGACGCAACGGAGGCCCAGGACTCCATCCGTCGACTGGACACACTCATCGCCCAAGCGTCCGAAAAAGCCTACTCCGAAGGAATCGAAGCCTGGAATAAAGGGCTGCCCAGGGCAGCGCAACGATATTTTCTCATTGCGTTGCGGCTGGACCCGAATAGAAAGGACGCCCTGGCCAAGTTTTTTGAAACGCCCCCGGAGCCGACGGGGATTCACGTCCACAAGGTCGGCCAGGGAGAAACCCTTTCGACCATCGCCAAGCTGTACTTTAACGATACGTCGAAATTTCGCGCTCTGGCGGATTACAACAAGATCGACGATCCGGCAAAACTGGTTATCGGGCAAAAGATCCTGATTCCCGGCGTCGAAGTGAGAAAAGCCGAGAAGCAGGAGTCCAAGCCGACGGAAGAGGTTTCGAAAGACGAAACCGAGGATGTGGCCAAGTCGTACCTCGAACACGGCATGAACTTGTATCGGGAGCAGGACTACGAATCAGCCGCTTTTGAATTCCATAAGGTGGTCAGTGCCGATCCCGATAACAAAGAGGTCGTAGGATACTACAAGGAAAGCCTGGTTTTGTGGGGACGCCGGCTTTTCTCCCAGGAGGATTACAGCGGAGCGTATGTCGCCTTCAAGAAGGTCGCCGAATTGGATCCCAACTACGATGGCTTGTCCGAGCAACTTGACGAAACCATCGCCCGCCTCAAGGATTTGCACTATCGAAGAGGGATCCAGCTTTACAAGCAGGAGAAGCTCGAAGAAGCGCTTCAAGAGTGGCAGATCGTCTACGACTTCGACCCGAATTACAAGAAGATCGACTATTACATGCAACGTTGCAGATACATCCTCAAAAAAATAAAGGAACTCAAGTCCTCCGGCACGTAA
- a CDS encoding polysaccharide deacetylase family protein yields MNRFNPSLPAIILVLVFAGCVTPPPGIPTPSVIRSSDFVILTAAEGDTIPSLAKDYLGDERDGWIIREYNKKDAISPGDEVVIPLRYDRRGGLYPDGYQTVPILVYHRFGEVCRDSLCVAADVFDEQMRFLSDNGYSVIALKDFYDFCRLEKTIPKKSVVLTVDDGYRSFYDVAWPILRKYGYTATLFVYTDFVESGKRALRWDELKELKEAGCEIESHSKSHADLTSKGAGMTPEQYLAWVTQELTAPKRIIEEHLDHQTVFLAYPFGRTNPSVVKAAENAGYLAAFTVQGRANPFFEPRYSISRTQVFNSTDIDEFRRRVTAFQEQDLRCSDSDMR; encoded by the coding sequence TTGAACCGCTTCAACCCGTCTCTGCCGGCGATCATCCTGGTGTTGGTGTTCGCGGGATGCGTCACTCCGCCTCCCGGCATTCCAACTCCATCCGTGATCCGCTCGAGCGATTTCGTGATCCTCACAGCCGCCGAAGGAGATACGATTCCAAGCCTGGCAAAAGATTATCTCGGAGACGAACGGGACGGCTGGATCATCCGGGAGTACAATAAGAAGGATGCGATCAGCCCCGGAGACGAGGTCGTCATTCCGCTCCGATACGATCGAAGGGGCGGCCTCTATCCCGACGGCTACCAGACCGTTCCCATTCTGGTGTATCACCGATTTGGAGAGGTATGCCGGGACAGCCTCTGCGTGGCCGCCGATGTGTTCGACGAGCAAATGCGCTTCCTGAGCGACAACGGCTATAGCGTGATCGCCCTCAAGGATTTTTATGACTTCTGCCGGCTTGAAAAGACCATTCCCAAGAAATCGGTAGTGCTAACGGTGGACGACGGCTACCGTTCTTTCTATGACGTCGCGTGGCCCATTCTCCGCAAATACGGCTACACGGCCACTCTCTTCGTGTACACGGACTTTGTGGAAAGCGGAAAACGCGCCCTCCGCTGGGACGAGCTAAAAGAACTCAAGGAAGCCGGGTGCGAAATCGAATCCCACAGCAAGAGTCACGCGGACCTCACGTCCAAAGGAGCCGGAATGACCCCCGAGCAATATCTGGCTTGGGTGACCCAGGAACTTACGGCGCCTAAGAGAATCATAGAAGAACATCTGGATCACCAGACGGTCTTTCTAGCGTACCCGTTTGGACGCACTAACCCTTCGGTAGTAAAGGCTGCGGAGAACGCCGGATACCTGGCCGCCTTCACCGTCCAGGGAAGAGCCAACCCGTTTTTCGAGCCGCGCTATTCCATTTCCCGGACGCAGGTTTTCAATTCCACGGATATCGATGAATTTAGACGGCGGGTGACCGCCTTTCAAGAACAGGATTTGCGATGCAGCGACTCGGATATGCGCTAA
- a CDS encoding HAMP domain-containing protein, with protein MGKGNVRISIRYKLFAVITVLIISMTTVIGTVMIRRQKKQYLDQLVQFGVFVASYQAQACAEPLLYADELAMSLLVRDVSRNPQVVEAMVLDKDGIIRAHNNLEKLGTFYVAPRNTNSTDELGRVTLHHLIDQKESLLEFVSPVEYPDMRIGTVHLILSRNYIDRDISQATWFVIGLAVVLMVVGAGLSLILSTVLLKPIQSLVRGTREIAGGNFDFHVDVHKNDEMGDLANAFNGMARDLQMKRVIEESFGRYVSPHIVDRILENPDQIWVGGANHEVSLFFADIRGFTTLTERIPPEELLALLNGYFSLATEVIVKHRGYIDKFVGDAVMAVFGAPVADPDHPINAVRALIDLRDRMADYNAAIGNGIQLRVGMGATLGQVVAGNVGSQTRMEYTVMGDTVNVASRLTQMAKPGDILISSTLYQRASSMIRTEEVGEIHVKGREKPVMVYRVLRSETERNVP; from the coding sequence ATGGGAAAAGGAAACGTCCGGATTTCCATTCGATACAAATTGTTCGCCGTCATCACGGTTCTGATCATCAGCATGACTACCGTTATCGGGACAGTGATGATCCGGCGTCAAAAGAAGCAATACCTGGACCAATTGGTCCAGTTCGGCGTATTCGTGGCTTCTTATCAGGCCCAGGCCTGCGCCGAACCGCTCCTCTACGCAGACGAACTGGCCATGTCTCTCCTGGTTCGGGACGTCAGCCGCAATCCGCAGGTAGTCGAGGCCATGGTATTGGACAAGGACGGTATTATTCGCGCCCACAACAACCTCGAGAAACTGGGAACTTTTTATGTCGCCCCCCGAAATACCAATTCCACGGACGAGTTGGGCCGGGTCACCCTGCACCACCTGATCGATCAAAAGGAATCCCTCCTTGAATTTGTCAGCCCGGTCGAGTACCCGGACATGAGAATAGGCACCGTCCATCTGATCCTTTCGAGAAACTATATCGATCGGGACATATCGCAGGCCACCTGGTTCGTGATCGGGCTGGCGGTCGTGCTCATGGTCGTGGGCGCAGGATTGTCCCTGATCCTGAGCACCGTTTTACTCAAACCGATCCAATCTCTGGTGCGGGGCACCCGCGAAATTGCCGGCGGAAATTTCGATTTCCACGTTGATGTCCATAAGAACGACGAGATGGGCGACCTCGCCAACGCATTCAACGGTATGGCTCGGGATCTCCAGATGAAACGCGTGATCGAGGAATCCTTTGGTCGTTACGTGTCGCCCCACATTGTTGACCGGATCCTCGAGAACCCGGACCAGATCTGGGTGGGAGGCGCCAACCACGAAGTCAGTCTATTCTTCGCCGACATCCGGGGATTCACAACCCTGACCGAGCGCATACCTCCGGAGGAACTGCTCGCCTTATTGAACGGATATTTTTCCCTCGCCACCGAAGTAATCGTCAAACACAGAGGCTATATCGACAAATTCGTCGGTGACGCCGTAATGGCCGTTTTCGGCGCACCCGTGGCGGACCCGGACCATCCGATCAACGCCGTACGCGCCCTGATAGACCTCCGCGACCGGATGGCGGACTATAACGCAGCCATCGGGAACGGCATCCAGTTGAGGGTGGGCATGGGAGCAACCTTGGGCCAAGTGGTGGCCGGAAATGTCGGCTCCCAGACTCGGATGGAATACACGGTAATGGGAGACACGGTCAACGTTGCCAGCAGGCTGACACAAATGGCGAAGCCCGGCGATATTCTCATCAGCAGCACGCTTTACCAGCGTGCATCATCCATGATCCGGACGGAAGAAGTGGGCGAAATCCACGTCAAGGGGCGAGAAAAGCCGGTCATGGTGTATCGTGTGCTGCGTTCGGAAACAGAAAGGAACGTACCTTGA
- a CDS encoding sigma-54-dependent Fis family transcriptional regulator: MELSSSEFRDALAKEMDPSELQKNFLTALLDLQNVERGSIWVKEGDEIVCVEATGEENELIRGVRISAHKPSFVGWVIQNRKMTIGRPGVDPRHHGAIEKGFEVKSTLILTFPLFLRNGEVYGALQLIDTSANRTRLNLDEDYLKLLQNLVNIGSIAIASSLAYQDQIHENRRLEEIIRGLRDQVTVIGQSPSFLNALKLARDYAMTDFPVLITGESGTGKDVISNEIHRLSERRSKPFLVQNCSAIPETLLESELFGHKKGAFTGADKDRKGLFETANGGVVFLDEIGDMPLQLQARILRVIENKEIKPLGGSSTKKIDVRIIAATHKDLKEAIAQGQFRQDLFYRLNVLPLRLPALRERPEDIPLLLNHFIKRETLRLGIPQKKVSKEALQRLRDYPWKGNIRELENFVKYILVIAASDAIDVEDLPPQFLQDDPPEPVENRDGKENDASAGAVSPDAGPQEPLSEYSWRELERRYFLELLEKNKWSVTRSARDADMKRTTFDARMRKLGISRN; the protein is encoded by the coding sequence ATGGAGCTTTCTTCTTCCGAGTTTCGTGACGCCTTGGCCAAGGAAATGGATCCGTCCGAACTTCAGAAAAACTTTCTGACGGCGCTGCTCGACCTCCAAAACGTGGAGCGCGGCTCGATTTGGGTTAAAGAAGGGGATGAGATCGTATGTGTGGAGGCGACAGGGGAAGAGAACGAGCTGATTCGTGGAGTTCGTATCAGTGCTCACAAGCCCAGTTTCGTGGGGTGGGTGATCCAAAACCGGAAGATGACCATCGGACGGCCCGGTGTGGACCCCAGGCACCACGGCGCCATTGAGAAAGGGTTTGAGGTCAAAAGCACCCTTATACTCACGTTTCCCTTGTTCCTCCGAAATGGAGAAGTGTACGGGGCCCTCCAGCTCATCGATACGAGCGCGAATCGAACCCGACTCAATCTGGACGAAGACTACCTCAAGCTGCTGCAGAACCTCGTCAATATAGGGTCTATCGCCATTGCCAGTTCCCTCGCCTATCAGGATCAAATTCACGAAAACCGGCGCCTCGAGGAGATCATCCGGGGACTGAGGGATCAGGTAACCGTTATCGGTCAAAGCCCTTCTTTCCTGAACGCGCTGAAACTGGCCCGTGATTACGCCATGACCGATTTCCCCGTGCTGATCACCGGAGAAAGCGGCACGGGTAAGGACGTTATATCCAACGAAATACATCGCCTGAGCGAGCGGCGCTCGAAACCGTTTCTCGTCCAGAACTGCAGCGCCATACCCGAGACGCTTCTGGAAAGCGAGCTCTTCGGGCACAAAAAAGGCGCCTTTACCGGCGCGGACAAGGACAGAAAAGGGTTGTTCGAAACAGCCAACGGCGGCGTCGTATTCCTGGATGAAATCGGGGACATGCCCTTACAGTTGCAGGCGCGGATATTGAGGGTCATTGAAAACAAAGAGATCAAGCCGCTCGGAGGGAGCAGCACCAAGAAAATCGACGTCCGCATCATCGCAGCCACGCACAAGGATCTCAAAGAGGCCATCGCCCAGGGACAGTTCAGACAGGACCTTTTCTACCGTCTCAACGTGTTGCCGCTGCGTCTCCCGGCTTTAAGGGAAAGGCCCGAGGATATCCCTCTGCTGTTAAACCACTTTATCAAACGGGAGACGCTGCGTCTGGGCATTCCTCAGAAAAAAGTATCGAAAGAAGCCTTGCAGCGCCTTCGTGATTATCCCTGGAAGGGGAACATTCGCGAACTCGAGAATTTCGTCAAATACATTCTGGTCATAGCGGCCTCGGACGCCATCGACGTGGAAGATCTTCCCCCACAGTTCCTTCAAGACGATCCCCCGGAGCCCGTCGAAAACCGGGACGGGAAGGAAAATGACGCGTCAGCGGGAGCCGTATCCCCCGACGCCGGCCCGCAGGAGCCCCTGTCCGAGTATAGTTGGAGGGAACTGGAACGGCGGTATTTCCTGGAACTGCTGGAAAAAAACAAATGGAGCGTCACCCGATCGGCTCGAGATGCGGACATGAAACGAACCACCTTTGACGCGAGAATGCGGAAGTTGGGCATCAGCAGAAACTGA
- a CDS encoding PAS domain S-box protein, whose amino-acid sequence MKKGPEKIKSRILVPLAVVLLVLIGISIISIDRLSGMLIDEEMKDRLKAVQGLFEQELDHDARLLSGLIDGLARNENLRTAWRNKDRELLLHYATSLLEDMRSKYRVTHFYFIQADEVCFLRVHNPPWYGDTISRFTLNEARATNRPNYGIELGPLGTFTLRVVHPWSVDGGPEGFIELGEEIEHLTPALSKILGAELFFMVNKRFLDRGKWREGLTALQRDGQWDLLSDRVVVGRDSKDLRPELVAALDHPGHGLGEELSELKSGDLTYRGGFVPLLDAGGRIVGDIAVLRNVTKERMLHDGLRMLLISFGLALGITLIGFFYILVSRIERKLGRFHVSLSEEIQERKQAAEALAASEKQLRSILESSPIGVGICSMNDARIVFSNSQNARLFGSTVEGLIGSDARRFWWDEDQRKQCLEVLKKEGRVHSTEARARRTDGSAFWCLHSWESIQVDGEDCVLFWTYDIDRIKQSEVELRKARDELERRVEERTCELSKRIAEKERTEHALRESEEKYRSILENIEEAYYEGDLAGNFTFVNPAACRLLGYGEEEMIGMNNRRYTDPEDANEMLEIFKEVYRTGKPAAYHTYEVIRKDGAKRVVEGSSSLMRDANGKPIGFRGLVRDTTEEIRSREVLHQSRERLALAVDISGARIWEWNLKTDEFKLDDRILTDLGYALKESPLKSADVKAITDSSALPGIEAGLIEHFRGETSVYDHEYRIRTRSGEYRWIHNRGKVVKWDQQAKPELMVGSMIDVTDRKRADEARENLEAQLRQAEKMQAIGTLAGGIAHDFNNILGVIIGQAEMIEMFDAKKDANLLSRVRELIKAADRAKELVEQILAFSRQRAQKIEPVQLSSIVKEAAKFLRATIPSTIEIRQTIHGPTGKVSADPTQMHQILMNLCANAAHAMRESGGILELELNEVHLDETAAGHIDGITPGPYLKLSVTDTGHGMDPDIQKRIFVPYSTTKKAGEGTGLGLSVVHGIVKLHGGGISVFSRPGFGTTFSVYLPRIRSEAEEGRRAGTSAHVASGNERILFVDDEADLSKIAKEMLARLGYQVTAETSSTNALNLFKAKPTQFDLVITDLTMPKLSGLQLAQELTRIRSDIPIILCTGFSDGSVVEKAKGVGIRSFLNKPVGVRTLSKVVRQTLDDRNSVQMVYADEG is encoded by the coding sequence ATGAAGAAAGGTCCGGAAAAGATCAAGTCTCGCATCCTTGTTCCGCTGGCCGTAGTGCTGCTGGTATTGATCGGCATTTCCATCATTTCCATCGACCGGCTCTCCGGAATGCTCATCGACGAGGAGATGAAGGATCGGCTGAAGGCGGTTCAGGGGCTGTTCGAGCAGGAGTTGGACCATGATGCGCGGCTGCTGAGCGGGCTCATCGACGGCTTGGCGCGGAACGAGAACCTCCGGACAGCTTGGAGGAACAAGGATCGGGAACTGCTCCTTCACTATGCAACGTCCCTCTTGGAAGACATGCGTTCCAAGTATCGGGTAACTCACTTCTATTTCATCCAAGCGGACGAAGTCTGCTTTCTGCGCGTGCACAATCCTCCCTGGTATGGGGATACCATTTCGAGATTTACCCTGAACGAGGCGCGCGCGACGAATCGACCGAATTATGGCATCGAGTTGGGACCGCTTGGTACCTTCACCCTTCGAGTGGTGCACCCATGGTCGGTGGACGGAGGGCCGGAGGGTTTCATCGAACTCGGCGAAGAAATCGAACACTTGACGCCGGCGTTGTCCAAAATCCTTGGGGCGGAGCTGTTCTTCATGGTGAACAAACGCTTTCTGGATCGGGGGAAATGGCGGGAAGGGCTGACGGCGCTTCAGCGCGATGGGCAATGGGATTTACTAAGCGACCGCGTCGTCGTCGGGCGCGATTCCAAAGACCTTCGACCTGAACTAGTGGCGGCCCTCGACCATCCCGGACATGGCCTCGGGGAGGAACTCTCGGAGCTGAAGAGCGGCGATCTGACCTACCGGGGAGGGTTTGTGCCTCTGCTGGACGCCGGGGGGCGCATCGTAGGCGACATCGCCGTTCTCCGGAACGTCACGAAAGAGAGAATGCTGCATGACGGGTTGCGGATGCTGCTCATTTCGTTCGGTCTGGCGCTTGGAATCACTCTGATCGGTTTCTTCTACATCCTGGTAAGTCGGATAGAGCGAAAGCTCGGACGATTTCATGTCTCTCTGTCAGAGGAGATACAGGAGCGCAAACAAGCCGCCGAGGCCCTGGCGGCCTCCGAGAAACAGCTTCGAAGCATACTTGAGTCGAGTCCCATCGGAGTCGGAATCTGCAGCATGAATGACGCGCGGATCGTTTTCTCCAATTCGCAGAACGCGCGACTGTTCGGCAGCACCGTCGAGGGGCTGATAGGAAGCGACGCCAGGAGATTCTGGTGGGACGAGGATCAACGGAAGCAGTGTCTGGAGGTGTTGAAGAAAGAGGGTCGCGTTCACAGTACGGAAGCCAGGGCCCGAAGGACCGATGGATCCGCTTTCTGGTGCCTTCATTCCTGGGAGTCCATTCAGGTGGACGGCGAGGATTGTGTGCTTTTCTGGACCTACGACATTGACCGAATCAAACAGAGTGAAGTGGAATTGCGTAAAGCCCGCGACGAGCTGGAGCGGCGCGTTGAAGAGCGAACGTGTGAGCTATCGAAAAGGATCGCTGAAAAGGAAAGGACGGAGCACGCATTGCGTGAAAGTGAAGAGAAGTATCGAAGCATCTTGGAAAATATCGAGGAAGCGTATTACGAGGGGGATCTGGCCGGAAACTTTACCTTTGTAAATCCTGCGGCCTGCAGACTTCTGGGGTACGGCGAGGAGGAAATGATCGGCATGAACAACCGGAGGTATACCGATCCCGAGGACGCAAACGAAATGCTCGAGATCTTCAAGGAAGTATATCGTACGGGCAAACCGGCCGCCTATCATACCTATGAAGTTATCCGGAAGGACGGCGCGAAACGCGTGGTCGAAGGATCCTCTTCCTTGATGAGGGACGCGAATGGGAAACCGATCGGATTCCGGGGTCTCGTGCGGGATACGACGGAGGAGATACGATCCAGGGAGGTGTTACATCAGAGCAGAGAGCGATTGGCTTTGGCGGTGGACATCAGCGGCGCCCGCATCTGGGAATGGAACCTCAAGACGGATGAGTTCAAACTGGATGACAGGATCTTAACGGATCTGGGCTATGCACTGAAAGAGTCTCCCCTGAAGTCGGCGGATGTCAAAGCCATCACGGATAGTTCCGCGCTGCCGGGAATAGAAGCCGGCCTGATCGAGCATTTTCGAGGGGAAACATCCGTTTATGACCATGAATATCGTATCCGGACCCGGTCCGGTGAATACCGGTGGATCCACAACCGCGGCAAGGTGGTCAAATGGGACCAGCAAGCCAAACCCGAACTCATGGTCGGGTCCATGATCGACGTTACCGATCGGAAGCGCGCCGACGAAGCCAGGGAAAATCTCGAGGCCCAGTTGAGGCAGGCGGAGAAAATGCAGGCCATAGGGACGCTTGCAGGCGGTATTGCCCACGATTTCAACAACATCCTGGGTGTGATCATCGGCCAGGCCGAGATGATCGAAATGTTCGATGCGAAAAAAGACGCAAATCTCCTATCGAGGGTGAGGGAACTGATCAAGGCGGCGGATCGGGCCAAGGAACTCGTGGAACAGATCCTCGCGTTCAGCCGTCAAAGGGCTCAGAAAATAGAGCCGGTTCAACTGAGTTCCATCGTAAAAGAGGCGGCTAAGTTTCTGAGGGCGACCATACCATCTACCATAGAAATCCGACAAACCATCCACGGGCCGACGGGAAAGGTATCCGCCGATCCCACCCAGATGCATCAGATCCTGATGAACCTCTGCGCCAATGCAGCGCACGCCATGAGAGAGAGCGGCGGAATTCTTGAACTCGAACTGAACGAAGTGCATCTGGATGAAACAGCGGCGGGACACATCGATGGAATCACGCCCGGGCCGTATCTGAAGCTGTCCGTGACGGACACGGGTCACGGCATGGACCCCGACATCCAGAAGCGGATTTTCGTCCCCTATTCCACGACGAAGAAAGCCGGCGAAGGCACGGGGCTTGGGCTTTCGGTGGTTCATGGAATCGTGAAGCTCCACGGCGGAGGCATCTCGGTTTTCAGCCGACCGGGTTTTGGAACCACGTTCAGCGTGTACCTGCCTCGTATCCGCAGCGAAGCCGAGGAAGGGCGCCGGGCGGGGACGTCCGCGCACGTGGCGTCGGGCAATGAACGGATATTGTTTGTGGACGATGAAGCGGATCTGTCGAAAATCGCAAAAGAAATGTTGGCTCGTCTCGGCTATCAGGTAACAGCCGAGACGAGCAGTACCAATGCGCTGAATCTGTTCAAAGCCAAACCGACGCAATTCGATCTTGTCATAACGGATCTGACCATGCCCAAACTGAGCGGTCTCCAATTGGCCCAGGAGCTGACGCGGATCCGTTCGGATATTCCCATCATCCTATGCACGGGATTCAGTGACGGATCGGTGGTGGAAAAGGCCAAGGGCGTCGGTATCCGATCCTTCCTCAACAAGCCGGTGGGCGTTCGCACCCTTTCCAAGGTCGTCCGTCAGACCCTCGATGATCGCAATTCCGTACAAATGGTATACGCGGACGAGGGCTGA
- a CDS encoding ABC transporter substrate-binding protein has product MKSLPTLLLCIMTIGSSIVCNAEQPAIKIGALYNITGDMAPIDLPASRGSRLAAKRIDEKGGLLDGKTLELIVVDTKTDMKEASKAAEQLVSMGVAAGLGYGDTDSVLAAGPVFQQHGIPFLTSGATDPFLPEEIGPCLFMVSFGDDDQARAMAEFAYATLGTRNAAIWTNGSSRFTKILSKFFKERYRSLGGNVLEDRSFDAGQTDFSAFIQSLKKSSPRPDVLFISGLPSDAVPTVGQVRKAGIRLPILSGDGFDADLIERLPQPEEADGVYFSTHDYRGSNRPEVTAFVDAYEKEYGKAPENAFAALGYDAVNLLADAVNRAKTTEPKAVAKALAETHDFKAVTGEISFTRPGRAPVAIIGIPNGTYRLMKTWTGGNHTLPRRDPATK; this is encoded by the coding sequence ATGAAATCGCTTCCAACACTACTGCTGTGCATAATGACGATCGGCTCGTCAATCGTGTGCAACGCGGAACAACCGGCGATTAAAATAGGGGCTCTCTATAACATCACAGGGGATATGGCTCCCATTGACCTCCCGGCGTCTCGCGGATCGCGGCTCGCCGCCAAACGGATCGACGAAAAAGGAGGGTTGCTCGACGGAAAAACCCTCGAGCTGATCGTCGTCGACACCAAGACCGATATGAAAGAGGCGTCCAAGGCGGCCGAACAGCTCGTCTCCATGGGTGTTGCGGCAGGGTTGGGATACGGCGATACCGACTCCGTCCTCGCCGCCGGCCCTGTGTTCCAACAGCACGGCATCCCATTCCTGACCTCGGGAGCCACGGATCCTTTCCTGCCGGAGGAGATCGGTCCCTGCCTGTTCATGGTCTCCTTCGGCGACGACGATCAGGCTCGCGCCATGGCGGAATTCGCTTACGCGACCCTCGGGACCCGGAACGCGGCGATATGGACCAACGGCTCTTCGCGGTTCACCAAGATTTTGTCGAAGTTCTTCAAGGAACGTTATCGATCGCTCGGCGGCAACGTGCTGGAGGATCGATCCTTCGACGCCGGTCAAACAGACTTCTCCGCCTTCATCCAAAGCCTGAAGAAAAGCTCCCCCCGGCCGGACGTCCTCTTCATCTCCGGACTTCCGTCCGATGCGGTTCCCACGGTAGGTCAGGTCAGGAAGGCGGGAATCCGGCTTCCCATACTCAGCGGAGACGGTTTTGACGCCGATCTGATCGAACGGCTTCCACAGCCGGAAGAGGCCGACGGCGTCTATTTCTCCACTCACGACTATCGCGGATCGAACAGACCGGAAGTGACGGCTTTTGTGGACGCCTACGAGAAAGAATACGGGAAGGCTCCGGAAAACGCCTTCGCCGCTCTCGGATACGACGCCGTGAATCTCCTGGCCGACGCCGTCAACCGGGCCAAAACCACCGAGCCCAAGGCCGTGGCAAAGGCGCTGGCGGAGACCCATGACTTCAAAGCCGTAACCGGGGAAATCTCGTTTACCCGGCCCGGCCGGGCGCCCGTGGCTATTATAGGCATCCCAAACGGGACGTATCGGTTGATGAAAACCTGGACCGGGGGCAACCACACCTTGCCTCGAAGGGACCCGGCCACGAAATAG